Proteins encoded by one window of Candidatus Sumerlaea chitinivorans:
- a CDS encoding Fe-S oxidoreductase, whose product MKKVFPLIAALLVFTAILMSGSLFAFVQPSGGAGAGQVGGGSEVKVKVASNFDEKAAAQLQRTLQADGYGPIELVEESPGKFAVLIGPLATQDLAKALVQDLQNSGYQAEGIVSAAETAGRTVSRAEVGKVFRVQVGEFPDEQQANGLRQTLVSDDYAGVEVVQEGGTYKVMLGAFPTERDANKLYEQLRNDGYTLAKIVQSTEAAGKSTGRAAREVEVALPSEAAARLTAEERRQAEELIRKRAQAEAGQLSADEILELREEMKKLRSEVASVVKIVTSNEQQRLERSRRIQPIAQRFNKAILDKDIAAAERALEELRAVDPNDPSIAFYATQLAQLRGVGAGGGAGDQAKKIQKLLADAKAAEEARKFEDARAYYISILGIAPDHAEARTRLSQLNELISKQQAQVAASSTSAAPKTQNLILYVGGGVIIVLLLVVGGIAVVNTRRERKLLAQVQAMAEQAGGAAAPKAPVPDTTPSPLKFTPPSTPAVSEAKPAESAPALGTSPLAQGIPSALGGGSILTDSVISKAVAVEPEEEKPAPEPSAPEIFRTEPAAANIIQESRPAGEADVLILDDLQAASGSPTPAPSAAPSAGLEEIKLPDIDIPMPSEAEAFGIGTPTGEDLATVNLDELLGETKPAEAAPAVAPTMPEAPPVEAKTPASFEVPMPNIVDITPPAKEPDTVVLQESGDSQPTIAASAEAPQEAFAPTQQLPAVEAPAATSRSEKASVGAAAAPPTASVVFEQTFDDEEVGSPPRGWQGEYEYATLVVDASNPAPNSKACLKFEKRTGAGSAHYVCHFPKVSGIVIVEFDIRCDEKNKYLLGFYIEKDEDFKQSVHTIIHRLDSRSQPTLRVQGEPVPYDLGTWRHVKYELNLLTGLVTAYVDGQEIVREAKLATNPAYVNTLSIRDNLATTGVLYLDNIRIYKG is encoded by the coding sequence TTGAAGAAGGTTTTCCCACTCATCGCTGCGTTACTTGTGTTTACAGCAATCCTCATGTCGGGCAGTCTATTCGCTTTTGTTCAGCCGTCTGGAGGTGCCGGAGCTGGACAAGTCGGCGGCGGCAGTGAGGTGAAGGTCAAGGTGGCTTCTAACTTTGATGAAAAGGCCGCTGCCCAGCTTCAGCGTACTCTTCAGGCAGATGGCTACGGTCCCATCGAGTTAGTCGAGGAGTCGCCCGGCAAGTTTGCCGTACTCATCGGACCCCTTGCGACTCAGGACTTGGCGAAAGCACTTGTTCAAGACCTTCAAAACTCTGGCTACCAAGCCGAAGGTATCGTATCCGCAGCGGAAACCGCAGGCAGGACCGTAAGCCGAGCCGAAGTGGGAAAAGTTTTCCGTGTTCAAGTGGGCGAATTCCCCGATGAGCAACAGGCGAATGGTTTGCGACAGACCCTCGTGAGTGATGACTACGCGGGGGTGGAAGTCGTCCAAGAGGGTGGAACCTATAAAGTCATGCTCGGTGCCTTTCCTACGGAGCGCGATGCTAACAAACTCTACGAGCAGCTGCGCAACGACGGCTACACGCTGGCAAAAATTGTCCAAAGCACAGAAGCAGCTGGCAAGAGCACCGGTCGCGCTGCCCGAGAAGTCGAGGTCGCTCTGCCATCCGAGGCTGCAGCAAGACTGACCGCCGAAGAACGCCGCCAAGCGGAAGAGCTCATCAGAAAGCGTGCTCAAGCTGAAGCTGGTCAGTTGAGCGCGGACGAGATTCTTGAACTTCGCGAGGAAATGAAAAAGCTGCGCAGCGAAGTTGCTTCGGTTGTGAAAATTGTGACGTCGAACGAGCAGCAACGCCTGGAGCGCTCCCGACGGATCCAACCAATCGCCCAGCGGTTCAACAAAGCGATTCTGGATAAAGACATTGCAGCTGCCGAAAGGGCGCTCGAAGAGCTCCGTGCCGTAGATCCCAACGACCCGTCCATTGCGTTCTATGCGACGCAGCTTGCTCAGCTCCGTGGTGTTGGAGCCGGTGGCGGAGCTGGCGATCAAGCAAAGAAAATCCAAAAGCTCTTGGCGGATGCAAAGGCGGCTGAAGAGGCACGAAAGTTTGAAGATGCCCGCGCGTACTACATCAGTATCCTCGGCATTGCGCCGGATCATGCAGAAGCCCGGACGCGACTGAGTCAGCTCAATGAGCTTATAAGCAAGCAGCAAGCTCAGGTTGCTGCTTCATCCACCTCGGCTGCCCCGAAAACCCAGAATCTCATACTGTATGTTGGCGGCGGGGTAATTATCGTCCTTCTGCTGGTGGTGGGGGGTATTGCAGTCGTCAACACGCGGCGTGAGCGAAAACTTTTGGCGCAGGTTCAGGCTATGGCCGAGCAGGCTGGTGGAGCAGCCGCTCCGAAAGCGCCAGTGCCGGATACAACCCCTTCGCCATTGAAATTTACTCCTCCGAGTACCCCAGCAGTGTCAGAGGCGAAACCGGCGGAATCTGCGCCGGCGTTGGGCACATCGCCTTTGGCCCAAGGGATCCCAAGCGCATTAGGAGGCGGTTCGATTCTCACCGATTCTGTGATTTCCAAGGCAGTTGCGGTTGAACCTGAGGAAGAAAAACCTGCTCCGGAGCCCAGCGCGCCGGAAATCTTCCGAACCGAGCCCGCGGCTGCGAATATCATTCAGGAGTCGCGCCCTGCCGGCGAAGCCGATGTTTTGATTCTCGACGATCTCCAAGCGGCAAGTGGCAGCCCCACCCCTGCCCCGAGCGCCGCACCTTCTGCCGGTCTTGAGGAAATCAAACTACCAGATATCGACATCCCAATGCCAAGCGAAGCCGAGGCATTTGGCATTGGCACGCCGACTGGAGAAGACTTGGCAACCGTGAATCTGGATGAGCTTCTGGGCGAGACCAAGCCCGCAGAAGCGGCTCCAGCAGTTGCGCCAACGATGCCCGAGGCGCCCCCGGTGGAGGCCAAGACCCCGGCCTCGTTCGAGGTGCCAATGCCAAATATTGTGGACATTACCCCGCCGGCAAAGGAGCCCGATACGGTGGTTTTGCAGGAAAGCGGGGATTCTCAGCCTACGATCGCGGCATCGGCCGAAGCTCCCCAAGAAGCTTTTGCCCCGACCCAACAGCTTCCTGCGGTGGAAGCCCCAGCAGCCACTTCGCGCTCGGAGAAAGCCTCGGTAGGCGCTGCCGCCGCCCCTCCGACAGCCTCGGTTGTGTTTGAGCAGACTTTTGATGACGAAGAAGTGGGAAGCCCCCCACGCGGCTGGCAAGGGGAATACGAGTACGCGACACTTGTTGTCGACGCATCGAATCCTGCACCGAATTCGAAGGCTTGCTTGAAATTCGAAAAGCGGACAGGAGCAGGCAGCGCGCATTACGTATGCCACTTCCCTAAGGTCTCCGGGATTGTGATCGTAGAATTCGACATTCGGTGCGACGAGAAGAACAAGTACCTATTGGGCTTCTACATTGAGAAAGACGAAGATTTCAAACAATCGGTCCATACCATCATTCACCGGCTCGACTCCCGCTCGCAGCCCACGCTGCGGGTTCAAGGGGAGCCGGTGCCCTACGACCTTGGAACCTGGCGACACGTCAAATATGAGCTGAATTTGCTCACCGGGCTTGTCACGGCGTATGTGGACGGGCAGGAAATTGTGCGCGAAGCCAAGCTCGCCACGAATCCGGCTTATGTAAACACGCTTTCGATTCGTGACAATCTGGCAACGACCGGTGTGCTTTATTTGGACAACATTCGCATTTACAAAGGCTAA
- a CDS encoding NADH-ubiquinone oxidoreductase chain H, which produces MIEKASELPLFSPPPNIFGGLLERIVEQTHLPAWVVVAGGILVASAVILGVISLAAMILIYAERKVAGHIQSRLGPMRVGWHGILQSIADGLKLLVKEDVVPANAHRFLFSFAPALVLVGALVPFAAVPFADIFVVANMDAALFFVLAFAALEVIGVIMAGWASNSKWSLYGGMRLAAQMMSYEIPMGLSALTVVLLAGTLNFNEIAAQQTVLPYIFISPWALVAFVIFYVAGLASAKRAPFDLPEAESELVSGFHTEYSGMRFAFFFLAEYAVMVLVSMVASLLFLGGWNFPFPAAGHPVLGAIQLLTKTSFLLFVMLWLRWTLPRVRIDQVMYMCLKVLLPFSLVCLIGAAFELVMGSHILMWMLFAFLVGLTYSLARSSRSYSAKSV; this is translated from the coding sequence ATGATTGAAAAGGCCTCCGAATTACCACTTTTCTCGCCACCCCCGAACATCTTTGGCGGCTTGCTGGAGCGTATCGTTGAGCAGACTCATTTGCCGGCATGGGTGGTTGTGGCTGGTGGCATCCTTGTCGCAAGCGCAGTGATCCTCGGCGTGATCAGCCTTGCTGCAATGATTCTAATCTACGCCGAACGAAAGGTTGCTGGGCATATCCAGAGCCGGCTAGGGCCCATGCGAGTCGGTTGGCATGGCATCTTGCAGAGTATCGCGGATGGCTTGAAGCTGCTGGTCAAAGAGGATGTCGTGCCAGCAAATGCCCACCGGTTCTTGTTCTCATTTGCCCCGGCGCTGGTGCTGGTTGGCGCGCTTGTTCCATTTGCGGCAGTCCCGTTCGCGGACATCTTCGTGGTGGCGAACATGGATGCGGCACTCTTTTTCGTTCTCGCCTTTGCCGCGTTGGAAGTGATCGGTGTGATTATGGCCGGCTGGGCTTCAAACTCCAAGTGGTCTCTATATGGCGGTATGCGTTTGGCCGCCCAGATGATGAGCTACGAAATTCCGATGGGCCTATCTGCCCTCACCGTGGTGCTTTTGGCTGGAACTCTTAATTTCAATGAGATCGCGGCCCAGCAAACTGTGTTGCCGTATATTTTCATTTCTCCGTGGGCTTTGGTTGCGTTCGTGATTTTCTATGTGGCAGGTCTCGCGAGTGCCAAACGGGCCCCTTTTGATCTCCCCGAGGCTGAGAGCGAGCTCGTCAGTGGTTTCCACACCGAGTACAGCGGCATGCGATTCGCCTTTTTTTTCCTCGCCGAGTATGCGGTCATGGTCTTGGTTAGCATGGTGGCATCCCTTCTCTTTCTCGGAGGGTGGAACTTTCCGTTCCCGGCCGCAGGCCATCCCGTTCTTGGCGCGATTCAGCTACTCACCAAAACCAGTTTTTTGTTATTCGTCATGCTCTGGCTACGTTGGACCCTACCGCGTGTGCGCATCGATCAAGTGATGTACATGTGCCTCAAAGTATTGCTTCCCTTTTCGCTGGTATGTCTGATTGGGGCGGCCTTTGAGTTGGTGATGGGTTCCCATATCTTGATGTGGATGCTTTTTGCTTTCCTTGTGGGTTTGACGTACTCGCTTGCGCGTTCGTCGCGCAGCTATTCGGCAAAATCCGTTTAG
- a CDS encoding UDP-glucose 4-epimerase, with translation MFSRVLVTGGAGFIGSHMVDLLVERGYKVRVFDNLEPQVHGGRTTPPEYLNREAEFVYGDVRDRDALRKALEGVDAIIHDAAMVGVGQSQYEILRYTDVNTNGTANLLDLIVNEKTSVERLLVASSMSIYGEGAYRRPSDGKVIYPTLRPESQLEAKDFDVHDPDTGEVLEAIPTPETKPLYCTSVYALNKKDQEEYTLVVGRAHKLSVVACRYFNVYGPRQSLSNPYTGAAAIFLSRIKNGNRPLIYEDGQQVRDFINVRDIVEAKLFLLENPNANLEAYNICTGRPTSILELARLLARLNGREDLEPLVTKRYRAGDIRHCYGDNSKLAALGWRARIALEDGLRELVEWSAGVTAEDKVEQAHRELEQRGLVRG, from the coding sequence ATGTTCTCGCGAGTTCTTGTGACAGGGGGTGCCGGTTTTATCGGCTCCCATATGGTGGATTTGCTTGTGGAACGCGGCTACAAGGTGCGCGTCTTCGATAATCTTGAACCTCAGGTTCACGGTGGGCGGACCACCCCACCGGAGTACCTCAATCGCGAAGCCGAGTTTGTCTACGGTGATGTGCGTGACCGCGACGCATTGCGCAAAGCACTCGAAGGGGTGGACGCCATCATCCACGATGCTGCAATGGTCGGCGTCGGGCAATCCCAGTACGAGATCCTCCGCTATACCGACGTCAACACGAATGGCACCGCCAACTTACTGGACTTGATCGTAAACGAGAAGACCTCTGTGGAGCGCTTGCTCGTCGCAAGTTCCATGAGCATCTACGGCGAGGGTGCTTATCGTCGTCCAAGCGACGGAAAAGTTATCTATCCCACGCTCCGTCCCGAAAGTCAGCTTGAGGCGAAGGACTTCGATGTGCACGACCCCGACACTGGTGAAGTGCTGGAAGCAATTCCGACCCCGGAAACAAAACCCCTCTACTGCACCTCGGTCTACGCGCTTAACAAGAAGGATCAAGAAGAGTACACGTTGGTGGTAGGGCGGGCCCACAAACTCTCAGTGGTGGCGTGTCGATATTTCAATGTTTACGGCCCTCGTCAATCGCTCTCGAATCCCTACACTGGGGCGGCTGCGATTTTCCTGTCGCGCATCAAGAACGGTAATCGTCCCCTGATCTACGAAGATGGGCAACAGGTGCGGGATTTTATTAACGTGCGCGATATTGTGGAAGCCAAGCTCTTCCTGCTCGAGAATCCAAACGCAAACCTCGAAGCCTACAACATCTGCACCGGACGCCCCACCTCGATTCTCGAGCTGGCGCGCTTGCTTGCGCGGCTCAACGGCCGAGAAGATCTTGAACCGCTCGTGACAAAGCGTTACCGAGCCGGCGACATTCGCCATTGTTACGGCGACAACTCCAAGCTGGCTGCGCTTGGGTGGCGAGCCCGCATTGCCCTTGAGGATGGATTGCGGGAACTGGTCGAGTGGTCGGCTGGCGTGACCGCCGAGGATAAGGTCGAGCAAGCCCATCGGGAACTCGAACAGCGCGGCCTTGTTCGTGGCTGA
- a CDS encoding Radical SAM, Pyruvate-formate lyase-activating enzyme like: MRTKLQQRRASTRLSRRKFLQFVGLGALAGCSSSTWAWLWSQASIRDATQDNPGVFKRGAPDDATFEAWRKRGWIREAEFYLKRGTTVQCSICPNRCILEPGDRSHCRTRVNRDGTLYTLAYANPCTFHIDPVEKKPLFHFLPGSRTFSLAIAGCVLRCMNCQNWEISQKRPEDTKRADGPEFRLKPGGPPPASLDELARMSLFPEDVVANARASKCEAIAYTYSEPIAWFEYTLDTAKLARAAGVRNILVTSGYIRPDPLRELAQYIDAAHVDLKGFDEETYMRLNSGHLQPVLDAILTLKSAGVWVEIINLIVPTYTDNVALIRQMCGWIAEKVGQDVPLHFSRFHPAHRLTHLPPTPVETLLAAREQARAAGLRYVYIGNVRNVPDAGTTYCPNCRKPIILRDVFTVVEQHLNDGKCEFCRTPIAGIWA, encoded by the coding sequence ATGAGAACCAAGCTTCAACAGAGGCGAGCAAGTACGCGACTCAGTCGCCGCAAGTTCCTGCAGTTTGTGGGACTTGGAGCACTGGCGGGGTGCAGCTCTTCAACTTGGGCATGGCTTTGGTCTCAAGCGAGCATCCGTGATGCAACTCAGGACAATCCGGGGGTGTTCAAGCGCGGCGCGCCTGATGACGCAACGTTCGAGGCTTGGCGCAAGCGGGGGTGGATCCGCGAGGCTGAGTTTTATCTCAAACGCGGCACTACGGTGCAATGTTCCATCTGTCCAAACCGCTGCATCCTCGAGCCGGGTGACCGGAGTCATTGCCGGACACGCGTGAATCGCGACGGCACGCTTTACACGCTTGCCTATGCGAACCCATGTACGTTCCACATTGACCCCGTCGAGAAGAAACCCCTTTTCCATTTTCTGCCGGGCAGCCGCACGTTCTCATTAGCGATTGCCGGGTGCGTGCTCAGGTGCATGAATTGTCAGAACTGGGAGATTTCCCAGAAACGCCCAGAGGACACAAAACGGGCCGATGGGCCTGAGTTTCGCTTGAAGCCGGGTGGGCCGCCTCCTGCGTCTCTGGATGAGCTCGCGCGAATGAGTCTGTTTCCAGAGGATGTGGTTGCAAACGCACGCGCTTCCAAGTGCGAAGCTATTGCTTACACCTACTCCGAGCCAATCGCTTGGTTCGAATACACACTCGATACAGCCAAGCTTGCTCGCGCAGCAGGGGTGCGCAATATCTTGGTCACGAGCGGCTACATCCGTCCCGACCCTCTGCGGGAACTCGCGCAGTATATTGACGCTGCTCACGTGGACCTCAAAGGTTTTGATGAAGAAACCTATATGAGGCTGAATTCAGGGCATCTTCAACCTGTCCTTGATGCAATTCTCACTTTGAAGAGCGCTGGGGTGTGGGTCGAGATTATCAACCTGATCGTTCCAACCTACACAGACAACGTCGCGCTGATCCGTCAGATGTGCGGTTGGATTGCAGAGAAAGTTGGCCAGGATGTTCCACTGCATTTCTCGCGGTTTCATCCTGCGCATCGCCTAACGCATCTCCCTCCAACGCCAGTTGAGACGCTTCTGGCCGCCCGAGAGCAAGCGCGCGCTGCGGGATTGCGCTACGTGTACATCGGTAACGTTCGCAACGTCCCCGACGCTGGCACAACCTACTGTCCTAATTGCCGCAAACCTATCATCCTGCGTGATGTTTTTACGGTGGTCGAACAACACTTGAATGACGGGAAATGCGAATTCTGCCGTACCCCGATTGCTGGGATATGGGCCTAA
- a CDS encoding Spermidine synthase, translated as MHELRRQTTPWQLIILAVGIASPLVQLVVTRELLGAFAGNEYVVGVSLGLWLLFTGLGSTIARSQHSPNHPSSARIAFAVAGLGVLAPTSLLVLRGVRLTLMVRGAQAGPTEALLAATASMLPYCMLSGFLLCRASSVLAAKRGPAEGLGHGYMLDAAGSVLGGVLFSFVLVHFLTHGAIVVGTGLLLLGTAVTCQLLDGQRHRASLVVVATIFVYFIAAAAERRTLNALALGQPVQLNANTPYGHLLATKVGEQYNFFLNGVPYFSTGQHDTAEERVHLAMLQRPNAERVLLLGAPIPEIIAELLKYPRLQVDCVHPDDRLIRQIEKVASHVLNDPRVHLISADPRFYVRACGPKYDLILLFSPLPDTLQFHRLYTVEFFREVRAALRQGGVLAFPFGDFTGYLSPAQARSIATCYRTLSAVFGNVLILPAAQSYFLASDGLLSSDYATLYREAQIKTAYVGPSYFETMITADRLATLQAAVQVPVPLNRDFQPKLLSFTLRRWLDEHGYKVGALEVVIALLILAYAASLRGPAVAIFASGYSAAGLEYVLLFLLQVLAGALYYQVGVVVTAFMVGLVVGAWMGAKARVSSTSLVWNQLLTAGIALALVALLPPMPTITRSIVNPIAPLLSVTIVVLGLATLVGYAFPVAARAERFHSGTTPARLYTADFIGAAAGAILLSTMLVPTFGVGIAILCCAAVNIWGAIEMWRARFAASGIHEGATRGALEAAKESQAE; from the coding sequence ATGCACGAACTCAGGCGACAAACTACACCATGGCAACTCATCATTCTTGCCGTTGGAATAGCCTCGCCACTCGTTCAGCTTGTAGTGACTCGAGAACTCTTGGGGGCGTTTGCAGGCAACGAATACGTGGTGGGTGTGAGTCTCGGCCTCTGGTTGCTGTTCACGGGATTGGGTAGCACCATCGCACGGTCGCAGCACTCGCCGAATCACCCGTCTTCCGCCCGCATTGCCTTTGCTGTGGCAGGACTGGGAGTGTTGGCTCCCACGTCATTGCTGGTTCTCCGCGGAGTCCGTCTCACTCTCATGGTCCGAGGAGCGCAAGCAGGCCCCACGGAGGCACTGCTGGCTGCGACAGCTTCCATGCTTCCCTATTGTATGCTCTCAGGCTTTCTGCTGTGCCGTGCCAGCTCGGTGTTGGCCGCCAAGCGTGGTCCCGCCGAAGGGCTGGGGCATGGCTATATGCTTGATGCAGCAGGCAGTGTTCTTGGCGGCGTACTCTTCTCTTTCGTGCTTGTCCACTTTCTCACCCACGGTGCGATTGTAGTGGGCACAGGACTTTTGCTTCTCGGAACAGCCGTAACTTGTCAGTTGCTGGATGGCCAACGGCACCGCGCATCCCTCGTGGTGGTGGCAACGATATTCGTTTATTTCATTGCAGCGGCGGCAGAGCGCCGAACGCTTAATGCTTTGGCGTTGGGGCAGCCTGTCCAGTTAAACGCCAACACTCCGTATGGCCATCTTCTGGCAACGAAGGTGGGCGAGCAGTATAATTTCTTTCTCAACGGTGTGCCGTACTTTTCGACTGGGCAGCACGATACTGCAGAGGAGCGAGTCCACCTTGCCATGCTTCAGCGTCCGAATGCAGAACGCGTGTTGCTTCTTGGCGCCCCAATTCCAGAAATTATTGCTGAACTACTCAAGTATCCGCGCTTGCAAGTAGACTGTGTGCATCCAGATGACCGTCTCATACGGCAGATTGAAAAAGTTGCATCTCACGTCTTGAACGATCCGCGTGTCCATCTCATCTCGGCGGATCCTCGGTTCTACGTTCGAGCATGTGGCCCCAAATACGATTTGATTCTTCTGTTCAGTCCTTTACCCGACACACTTCAGTTTCACCGTTTGTACACCGTAGAGTTTTTCCGTGAAGTGCGTGCTGCCTTGCGGCAGGGTGGAGTACTGGCCTTCCCCTTTGGAGATTTTACGGGCTATTTGAGTCCCGCACAAGCACGGTCCATTGCAACGTGCTATAGGACGCTGAGCGCTGTGTTTGGGAACGTGCTGATACTTCCCGCTGCGCAGAGTTATTTCCTGGCCAGTGATGGCTTACTATCTTCTGACTATGCCACGCTCTACAGGGAAGCCCAAATTAAAACGGCGTATGTGGGTCCTTCCTATTTTGAAACTATGATCACTGCTGACCGGCTGGCTACTCTCCAGGCAGCCGTTCAGGTCCCCGTCCCACTCAATCGCGATTTTCAGCCCAAACTGCTTTCATTCACACTCCGCCGTTGGCTCGACGAACACGGATATAAGGTTGGCGCACTGGAGGTGGTGATCGCCTTGCTGATCCTTGCTTACGCCGCCTCGCTGCGTGGCCCGGCCGTGGCGATTTTCGCTTCTGGCTATAGCGCTGCAGGGCTCGAGTATGTCCTACTGTTCTTGCTTCAGGTCCTTGCGGGTGCACTCTACTATCAAGTGGGCGTTGTGGTCACGGCTTTCATGGTTGGGCTTGTGGTGGGGGCTTGGATGGGAGCGAAAGCTCGCGTTTCTTCCACGTCTCTTGTGTGGAATCAGCTTCTCACAGCTGGTATCGCACTGGCGCTGGTGGCACTTCTCCCCCCAATGCCGACGATCACCCGATCCATCGTGAACCCCATCGCCCCCTTGCTGTCTGTTACGATCGTGGTGTTGGGGCTTGCCACACTTGTGGGTTACGCATTCCCAGTAGCTGCGCGCGCGGAGCGATTCCATTCCGGAACCACGCCTGCCCGCCTTTACACAGCGGATTTCATTGGTGCTGCAGCTGGAGCAATTCTGTTGAGCACCATGTTGGTGCCCACGTTTGGTGTGGGGATTGCAATTTTGTGCTGCGCGGCGGTAAATATATGGGGAGCAATTGAAATGTGGCGCGCTCGCTTCGCCGCTTCTGGAATACACGAAGGGGCGACGCGTGGCGCTCTTGAGGCAGCCAAGGAGTCGCAGGCGGAATGA